From a single Nakamurella alba genomic region:
- a CDS encoding iron-siderophore ABC transporter substrate-binding protein — protein sequence MHRLTRTFAAAVAAVATLGLAACSSGSDAGTSSTAATTAATSAASSATSAAPSSDSATSAAGSSTSASSAASGPVTVTDQFGTVTVPELPADAKVVALGWSDAEMALALGVVPVAVYDWQGFGEANKGVGPWATSLFGDVTPEIITRGDQTLNYEQILALSPDLILNTRSSGDEAEYERLSEIAPTVGAPAGTAAFATAWDDQMTQVATALGKASEGETIVADVKQQIADVAAENPDFEGKTIVSASKFGDAYGAYLAGDGRFDLLADLGFVQNPAVLDLEASGFYAAVSAEQVTAFDADVAVVVPIGFTLAETEADPLLQSLTVTKDGREIIVDPAGELSGAYSAASVLSIPVVLEQLTPQLVTAVGKL from the coding sequence ATGCACCGTCTGACCCGTACCTTCGCCGCGGCCGTCGCGGCCGTGGCCACGCTGGGGCTGGCCGCCTGTTCGTCCGGCTCCGATGCCGGCACGAGCTCGACGGCCGCGACCACCGCCGCCACCTCCGCCGCGTCGTCCGCGACCTCCGCGGCGCCGTCGTCCGATTCAGCGACCAGCGCGGCCGGCAGCTCCACCTCGGCGAGCTCCGCCGCCTCCGGTCCGGTCACCGTGACCGACCAGTTCGGCACCGTCACCGTCCCCGAGCTGCCGGCCGACGCCAAGGTCGTCGCCCTCGGCTGGTCGGACGCGGAGATGGCGCTGGCGCTGGGCGTCGTCCCGGTCGCGGTCTACGACTGGCAGGGCTTCGGCGAGGCGAACAAGGGCGTCGGCCCGTGGGCCACCTCGCTGTTCGGCGACGTCACCCCGGAGATCATCACCCGCGGCGACCAGACCCTGAACTACGAGCAGATCCTGGCCCTGTCGCCGGATCTCATCCTCAACACCCGCTCCTCGGGTGACGAGGCCGAGTACGAGCGGCTGTCCGAGATCGCCCCGACCGTGGGCGCCCCGGCCGGCACCGCCGCCTTCGCCACCGCGTGGGACGACCAGATGACCCAGGTCGCCACCGCGCTGGGCAAGGCGTCCGAAGGCGAGACCATCGTCGCCGACGTCAAGCAGCAGATCGCCGACGTCGCCGCCGAGAACCCGGACTTCGAGGGCAAGACCATCGTCTCCGCGTCCAAGTTCGGTGACGCCTACGGCGCCTACCTCGCCGGTGACGGCCGCTTCGACCTGCTGGCCGACCTCGGCTTCGTGCAGAACCCGGCCGTGCTGGACCTCGAGGCCTCCGGCTTCTACGCCGCCGTCAGCGCCGAGCAGGTCACCGCGTTCGACGCGGACGTCGCGGTCGTCGTGCCGATCGGCTTCACCCTGGCCGAGACCGAGGCCGACCCGCTGCTGCAGAGCCTGACCGTCACCAAGGACGGCCGCGAGATCATCGTCGACCCGGCGGGCGAGCTGTCCGGCGCGTACAGCGCCGCCAGCGTGCTGAGCATCCCGGTGGTGCTCGAGCAGCTGACCCCGCAGCTGGTCACCGCGGTCGGCAAGCTCTGA
- a CDS encoding type 1 periplasmic-binding domain-containing protein — MEPGRRRAIPHARRPAAAVALLAVLLLLPACTGGGTSSGSTGTVSLTAGPPPTSASASATPTPTTTVPTPTPVTPDGLLTGPGISDTTISLGLLVDPDRDRGFSDGLLLWARTVNATGGICGRKIEWRTSPSIGQLAQYDDLARSVAGMVALPVGTARTALAASAESDGMTVLTGSGTSAELGTGLVPLGATDDIKAINALSYLQGTGVIESGSTVGVLSDGTPGALNALAGARWWADRQGLVLDVRTGAATGDWDGARAVLALTSPTEVASLLAATAADVTVITDLDGYEPTLWTAADGDRLLVDLITPAFGSDHPAAAAVARAYSESSRLPPGPRLLAGYAVGNGWARLLGQACTSLDLTRTGIAGAAVTVGPASVDSLFGPSDPAEVVQDGLPATRVSSMAVADPSAPAGLRPLVWLQAAEGITDYVPGAAN; from the coding sequence GTGGAACCCGGACGACGACGTGCGATCCCGCACGCCCGCCGTCCGGCCGCCGCGGTCGCACTGCTGGCCGTTCTGCTGCTGCTCCCGGCCTGCACCGGGGGCGGCACGTCCAGCGGATCGACCGGCACCGTCTCGCTGACCGCCGGCCCGCCCCCGACCAGCGCGAGTGCGAGCGCCACCCCGACACCGACCACCACCGTGCCCACCCCGACCCCGGTGACGCCCGACGGGCTGCTGACCGGGCCGGGGATCTCCGACACCACCATCTCGCTCGGCCTGCTGGTCGATCCCGATCGGGACCGCGGGTTCTCGGACGGGCTGCTGCTGTGGGCGCGGACGGTCAACGCCACCGGTGGGATCTGCGGCCGGAAGATCGAGTGGCGCACGTCGCCGTCCATCGGGCAGCTGGCGCAGTACGACGACCTGGCCCGCTCGGTGGCCGGCATGGTGGCGCTGCCGGTCGGCACCGCCCGCACCGCGCTGGCCGCCTCCGCCGAGTCCGACGGGATGACCGTGCTGACCGGGTCCGGCACCTCCGCCGAACTGGGCACCGGGCTGGTGCCGCTGGGCGCGACCGACGACATCAAGGCCATCAACGCGCTGTCCTACCTGCAGGGCACCGGGGTGATCGAGTCGGGCAGCACCGTCGGTGTGCTCAGCGACGGCACCCCGGGTGCACTGAACGCACTGGCCGGCGCCCGCTGGTGGGCGGACCGGCAGGGCCTGGTGCTGGACGTCCGGACCGGAGCCGCGACCGGTGACTGGGACGGGGCGCGGGCCGTGCTCGCACTGACCTCGCCGACCGAGGTCGCGTCGCTGCTCGCCGCGACCGCCGCTGACGTCACGGTGATCACCGATCTGGACGGTTACGAGCCCACGCTGTGGACCGCGGCCGACGGAGACCGGCTGTTGGTCGACCTGATCACCCCGGCCTTCGGCTCCGACCATCCCGCTGCCGCGGCCGTGGCCCGGGCCTACAGCGAGTCCAGCCGGCTGCCGCCCGGTCCCCGGCTGCTCGCCGGTTACGCCGTGGGCAACGGCTGGGCCCGGCTGCTCGGCCAGGCCTGCACGTCCCTGGACCTGACGCGGACCGGGATCGCCGGAGCCGCGGTCACCGTCGGGCCGGCGTCGGTGGACTCGTTGTTCGGCCCGTCCGATCCGGCCGAGGTGGTGCAGGACGGCCTGCCCGCCACCCGGGTGTCCTCGATGGCGGTCGCCGATCCGTCCGCCCCGGCCGGCCTGCGGCCGCTGGTCTGGCTGCAGGCGGCGGAGGGGATCACCGACTACGTCCCCGGTGCGGCGAACTGA
- a CDS encoding sigma-70 family RNA polymerase sigma factor gives MTVTVDPGTEVDPEHYRTELLGYCYRMLGSAFDAEDAVQDALVRAWKSRDSFEGRASMRTWLYRIATNVCLDLIGSRSRRARPYDLSGTSWQPIEASLAGSRAAEEWLEPMPDGWLFPAGDAVADPAEVIVRRESVRLAFVAALQYLPARQRAVLVLRDVLRWKAAEVAELLDTTVASVNSALQRAHAALAERRAEGSVADAGAEVGGSGPAAEIFDELDSAQTALLDRYVDAFERYDMQSFVSLLHEDVLQNMPPYEMWLSGPQDVVAWMLGPGAECRGSRLIRTVANGQPAFAQYRLAADGSYFPWGLQVLDVRDGSVRGISTFLDTRVFALHGLPDSPPDAGAEPGETVADGPGAVRAAR, from the coding sequence TTGACGGTCACGGTGGACCCCGGTACGGAGGTCGATCCCGAGCACTACCGCACGGAGCTGCTCGGCTACTGCTACCGGATGCTCGGCTCCGCCTTCGACGCCGAGGACGCGGTCCAGGACGCGCTGGTACGGGCCTGGAAGTCGCGTGACTCCTTCGAGGGCCGGGCGTCGATGCGTACCTGGCTCTACCGGATCGCCACCAACGTCTGCCTCGACCTGATCGGCTCCCGCTCCCGGCGGGCCCGCCCCTACGACCTGTCCGGGACCTCCTGGCAGCCGATCGAGGCCTCGCTGGCCGGCAGCCGCGCCGCCGAGGAGTGGCTCGAGCCGATGCCGGACGGCTGGCTGTTTCCCGCGGGGGACGCGGTCGCCGACCCGGCAGAGGTGATCGTCCGCCGGGAGTCCGTCCGGCTGGCCTTCGTCGCCGCACTGCAGTACCTGCCGGCCCGGCAGCGGGCGGTGCTGGTGCTGCGGGACGTGCTGCGCTGGAAGGCCGCCGAGGTCGCCGAGCTGCTCGACACCACGGTCGCATCGGTGAACAGCGCGCTGCAGCGGGCCCATGCTGCGCTCGCGGAACGGCGGGCGGAGGGATCGGTGGCCGACGCCGGTGCCGAGGTCGGTGGCTCCGGTCCGGCGGCGGAGATCTTCGACGAGCTGGACAGCGCGCAGACCGCGCTGCTGGACCGGTATGTCGACGCCTTCGAACGGTACGACATGCAGAGTTTCGTCAGCCTGCTGCACGAGGACGTGCTGCAGAACATGCCGCCGTACGAGATGTGGCTGAGCGGACCGCAGGACGTCGTGGCCTGGATGCTCGGGCCGGGTGCCGAATGCCGGGGATCGAGGCTGATCCGCACGGTCGCCAACGGCCAGCCGGCGTTCGCGCAGTACCGGCTCGCCGCCGACGGCAGCTATTTCCCTTGGGGCCTGCAGGTTCTCGACGTGCGCGACGGGTCGGTACGCGGCATCAGCACCTTCCTGGACACCAGGGTGTTCGCCCTGCACGGCCTGCCGGACAGCCCGCCGGACGCCGGGGCGGAGCCCGGTGAGACGGTGGCCGACGGCCCGGGAGCGGTCCGCGCAGCGCGCTGA
- a CDS encoding plasmid pRiA4b ORF-3 family protein, translating to MARKNPVGPDLPDGLSDAIANMSPLELQELMAQFGISVVGPGAPPPSGGRGLYGFTPPPRPDLRRPRRSSPVILRVRVDLKGATPPIWRRLELSSDLELATVHQIIQACFGWWDYHLHRFSIGGDPFAWDAQVFVCEEDAEHSDDEPDGLLDRDVRLDETMSVPGDVLQYVYDYGDHWDLSIRLEAIVPITDQPRARCITGRRAGPPEDCGSVRDGDELATLLDDPAAFDVEMVNAAIDEIIDDADRPRLRTELELSFRRMDPSLVGVFVEAGLGLDPDLRPDPAEVADRLRPFLHLLDRCRPNGLQLTTAGWLPPVVVEEVAALLPTAAEWIGKKNREDLTPPVHIFRGLLTRLGLVRKFKGKLILTKAGKGATDPERLWRVLGDKLASLSPSEPEVLGILLRALLLVGPDRSDGSAAEVVARALTSMGWSEGAGPIRPQTVDDIWDPARRLLAELSRKPVRGWQPDPSDPVVRALLTDVVLGLV from the coding sequence ATGGCGAGGAAGAATCCGGTCGGGCCAGACCTACCGGACGGGCTGTCGGACGCGATCGCGAACATGTCGCCGCTCGAACTGCAGGAGCTGATGGCCCAGTTCGGCATCTCCGTCGTCGGTCCGGGCGCGCCACCGCCGTCCGGCGGCAGGGGTCTGTACGGGTTCACACCGCCACCCCGGCCGGACCTGAGAAGGCCCCGCCGGTCGTCCCCGGTGATCCTTCGGGTGCGGGTGGACCTGAAGGGAGCCACCCCGCCCATCTGGCGGCGGCTGGAGCTGAGCTCCGACCTCGAACTGGCGACCGTGCACCAGATCATCCAGGCCTGCTTCGGGTGGTGGGATTACCACCTGCACCGGTTCTCCATCGGCGGCGACCCGTTCGCCTGGGACGCCCAGGTCTTCGTCTGCGAGGAGGATGCCGAGCACTCCGACGACGAGCCCGACGGCCTGCTGGATCGCGACGTCCGGCTGGACGAGACCATGTCGGTGCCCGGCGACGTCCTGCAGTACGTGTACGACTACGGCGACCACTGGGACCTGTCGATCAGGCTGGAGGCGATCGTCCCGATCACCGATCAGCCGCGGGCGCGCTGCATCACCGGCCGGCGGGCGGGCCCGCCGGAGGACTGCGGCAGCGTCCGGGACGGCGACGAGCTGGCCACCCTGCTGGATGATCCCGCCGCCTTCGACGTCGAGATGGTGAACGCCGCGATCGACGAGATCATCGACGACGCCGACCGACCACGGCTCCGGACGGAGTTGGAACTCTCGTTCCGGCGGATGGACCCCTCCCTGGTCGGTGTGTTCGTCGAGGCCGGCCTCGGGTTGGATCCGGACCTCCGCCCCGATCCTGCCGAGGTTGCCGATCGGTTGCGGCCGTTCCTGCACCTGCTGGACCGCTGCAGGCCGAACGGACTGCAGCTCACGACGGCGGGATGGTTGCCGCCGGTCGTCGTCGAGGAAGTCGCGGCACTCCTGCCCACCGCAGCCGAGTGGATCGGCAAGAAGAACCGGGAGGACCTGACCCCGCCCGTCCACATCTTCCGCGGACTCCTGACCCGGCTCGGACTGGTGCGGAAGTTCAAGGGCAAGTTGATCCTGACGAAGGCCGGCAAGGGAGCCACCGATCCGGAGCGCCTGTGGAGGGTCCTGGGCGACAAGCTCGCGTCCCTCTCGCCCTCGGAGCCGGAGGTCCTCGGGATCCTGTTGCGCGCGCTGCTTCTCGTCGGTCCGGATCGGTCGGACGGGTCGGCCGCGGAGGTGGTGGCCAGGGCGCTCACGTCGATGGGATGGAGCGAGGGCGCCGGGCCGATTCGCCCACAGACGGTGGACGACATCTGGGACCCGGCCCGCCGACTGCTCGCCGAGCTGAGCCGGAAGCCGGTCCGCGGGTGGCAGCCCGATCCGTCGGACCCGGTGGTCCGGGCACTGCTCACCGATGTGGTGCTGGGGCTCGTCTGA
- the groL gene encoding chaperonin GroEL (60 kDa chaperone family; promotes refolding of misfolded polypeptides especially under stressful conditions; forms two stacked rings of heptamers to form a barrel-shaped 14mer; ends can be capped by GroES; misfolded proteins enter the barrel where they are refolded when GroES binds): protein MAKLIAFNEEARRGLERGMNTLADAVKVTLGPRGRNVVLEKKWGAPTITNDGVSIAKEIELDDPYEKIGAELVKEVAKKTDDVAGDGTTTATVLAQALVREGLRNVAAGANPLGLKRGIEKAVEAISGQLLSDAVEIETKEQIAATASISAADTSIGELIAEAMDKVGKEGVITVEESNAFGLELELTEGMRFDKGYTSLYFATDAERQEAVLEDPYILLYGSKISAIKDLLPILEKIMQSGKPLLIIAEDVEGEALATLVVNKIRGTFKSVAVKAPGFGDRRKAMLQDIAILTGGQVISEDVGLKLENTDVALLGTAHKVIVTKDETTIVDGGGDAEQIAGRVSQIRAEIDKSDSDYDREKLQERLAKLAGGVAVIKAGAATEVELKERKHRIEDAVRNAKAAVEEGIVAGGGVGLLQAATKAFATLELSGDEATGANIVKVAVEAPLKQIAVNAGLEGGVVAEKVKNLPSGEGLDAATGEYKDLVKAGIIDPAKVTRSALQNAASIAALFLTTEAVVADKPEKAPAAPAGPGGDMDF, encoded by the coding sequence ATGGCCAAGCTGATCGCTTTCAACGAGGAAGCGCGTCGCGGTCTCGAGCGCGGGATGAACACCCTCGCCGACGCCGTCAAGGTGACGCTGGGGCCGCGCGGCCGCAACGTCGTCCTGGAGAAGAAGTGGGGCGCTCCCACCATCACCAACGATGGTGTGTCGATCGCCAAGGAGATCGAGCTCGACGATCCGTACGAGAAGATCGGTGCCGAGCTCGTCAAGGAAGTTGCCAAGAAGACCGATGATGTTGCCGGTGACGGCACCACCACCGCGACCGTCCTGGCCCAGGCCCTCGTCCGCGAGGGACTGCGCAACGTGGCCGCCGGCGCCAACCCGCTCGGCCTGAAGCGCGGCATCGAGAAGGCCGTCGAGGCCATCTCCGGCCAGCTGCTGTCCGACGCCGTCGAGATCGAGACCAAGGAGCAGATCGCGGCCACCGCCTCGATCTCCGCCGCGGACACCTCGATCGGCGAGCTCATCGCCGAGGCGATGGACAAGGTCGGCAAGGAAGGCGTCATCACCGTCGAGGAGAGCAACGCCTTCGGCCTGGAGCTCGAGCTCACCGAGGGCATGCGCTTCGACAAGGGTTACACCTCGCTGTACTTCGCCACCGACGCCGAGCGTCAGGAGGCCGTGCTGGAGGATCCCTACATCCTGCTCTACGGCTCCAAGATCTCCGCGATCAAGGACCTGCTGCCGATCCTCGAGAAGATCATGCAGTCCGGCAAGCCGCTGCTGATCATCGCCGAGGACGTCGAGGGCGAGGCCCTGGCGACCCTGGTCGTCAACAAGATCCGTGGCACCTTCAAGTCCGTCGCCGTCAAGGCCCCGGGCTTCGGTGACCGCCGCAAGGCCATGCTGCAGGACATCGCGATCCTGACCGGTGGCCAGGTCATCTCCGAGGACGTCGGCCTCAAGCTCGAGAACACCGATGTCGCGCTGCTGGGCACCGCCCACAAGGTCATCGTCACCAAGGACGAGACCACCATCGTGGACGGCGGCGGCGACGCCGAGCAGATCGCCGGCCGGGTCTCCCAGATCCGCGCCGAGATCGACAAGTCCGACTCGGACTACGACCGCGAGAAGCTGCAGGAGCGGCTGGCCAAGCTGGCCGGCGGCGTCGCGGTGATCAAGGCCGGGGCTGCCACCGAGGTGGAGCTCAAGGAGCGCAAGCACCGCATCGAGGATGCCGTGCGTAACGCCAAGGCCGCGGTCGAGGAGGGCATCGTCGCCGGCGGTGGCGTCGGTCTGCTGCAGGCCGCCACCAAGGCGTTCGCCACCCTGGAGCTCTCGGGTGACGAGGCCACCGGTGCCAACATCGTCAAGGTCGCCGTCGAGGCGCCGCTGAAGCAGATCGCGGTCAACGCCGGTCTCGAGGGTGGCGTCGTGGCGGAGAAGGTCAAGAACCTGCCCTCGGGCGAGGGTCTGGACGCCGCCACCGGCGAGTACAAGGACCTGGTCAAGGCCGGCATCATCGATCCGGCCAAGGTCACCCGCTCGGCGCTGCAGAACGCCGCGTCGATCGCCGCGCTGTTCCTGACCACCGAGGCCGTCGTTGCCGACAAGCCGGAGAAGGCCCCGGCCGCCCCGGCCGGCCCCGGCGGTGACATGGACTTCTGA
- a CDS encoding serine/threonine-protein kinase, with protein MSDDLSGRSLAHYRVEEILGRGGMSVVYRALDTRLDRPVALKVMSEHLSSDPEFRARFVEEARAASAIDHVNVVPLYDFGQAEGHLYIGMRLVDGTDLARELVNGPLPERRVLALLGQVGAALDMLHDRGLVHLDVKPANVLITRNESAGTEHVYLADFGLTRRDTIGSRTGSGDFLGSPTYASPEHLRGEEILPAADSYSLTCMLFTALAGRAPFVGDVRAVITGHLSGQVPSLSALTGLPPAIDRVIARGMAMDPAARYPSSADLLAAARKALSSVPAAPAPPAPGAGVGVDLPISTGPDTQMFGAVQPAPGSSAVPVPGLVQHSVPPPPAGPHPVAGYRVGEDPAARQIPAAAYQIPGTASGDGVRPTSHRLDGTKRSWPWIAGAAALVVIAAVVVVLVVRNSGSDTQTPAPPAVQTSSTPSGGNQESRPAVSPAPGTTTQESNRPTVPPVPTGGGSTFTLPSELIPETGLPSVSGLPDPFVTTAR; from the coding sequence GTGTCGGACGATCTGTCGGGGAGGAGCCTCGCCCACTACCGCGTGGAGGAGATCCTCGGCCGCGGCGGGATGAGCGTGGTCTACCGCGCGTTGGACACCCGGCTGGACCGGCCGGTGGCGCTGAAGGTGATGAGCGAGCACCTGTCCTCCGATCCGGAGTTCCGGGCCCGGTTCGTCGAGGAGGCGCGCGCCGCGTCGGCGATCGACCACGTGAACGTGGTGCCGCTGTACGACTTCGGGCAGGCAGAGGGACACCTGTACATCGGGATGCGGCTGGTCGACGGGACGGACCTGGCCCGGGAGCTGGTGAACGGCCCGTTGCCGGAGCGCCGGGTGCTGGCCCTGCTCGGCCAGGTCGGCGCGGCCTTGGACATGCTGCACGACCGCGGGCTGGTGCACCTCGACGTGAAGCCGGCCAACGTGCTGATCACCCGCAACGAGTCGGCCGGGACCGAGCACGTCTACCTGGCCGACTTCGGGCTGACCCGGCGCGACACCATCGGCAGCCGCACCGGATCCGGGGACTTCCTGGGCTCGCCGACCTACGCCTCGCCGGAGCACCTGCGCGGCGAGGAGATCCTGCCTGCCGCCGACTCCTACTCGCTGACCTGCATGCTCTTCACCGCGCTCGCCGGGCGGGCGCCGTTCGTCGGCGACGTCCGCGCCGTCATCACCGGGCACCTGTCCGGGCAGGTGCCGTCGCTGTCCGCGCTGACCGGGCTGCCGCCGGCGATCGACCGGGTGATCGCCCGCGGTATGGCGATGGACCCGGCGGCCCGCTACCCCAGCAGCGCCGACCTGCTGGCCGCGGCCCGCAAGGCGCTGTCCTCGGTGCCCGCCGCCCCGGCGCCGCCCGCTCCCGGTGCGGGCGTCGGTGTCGACCTGCCGATCTCCACGGGACCTGACACCCAGATGTTCGGCGCGGTGCAGCCGGCCCCGGGGTCCTCCGCGGTGCCGGTGCCCGGTCTGGTGCAGCACTCCGTGCCGCCGCCCCCGGCCGGACCGCACCCGGTTGCCGGGTACCGGGTGGGGGAGGACCCGGCCGCCCGGCAGATCCCGGCGGCCGCCTATCAGATCCCCGGGACCGCGTCCGGGGACGGCGTCCGGCCGACCAGCCACCGGCTGGACGGGACGAAGAGGTCGTGGCCGTGGATCGCCGGCGCCGCCGCGCTGGTGGTGATCGCCGCCGTGGTCGTGGTGCTGGTGGTGCGGAACTCCGGTTCGGACACGCAGACCCCGGCGCCGCCCGCCGTGCAGACGTCCTCGACACCGTCCGGCGGGAACCAGGAGTCACGGCCCGCGGTGTCGCCCGCGCCGGGGACCACCACCCAGGAGAGCAACCGGCCCACCGTCCCCCCGGTGCCCACCGGCGGCGGCAGCACCTTCACCCTGCCCAGCGAGCTCATCCCGGAGACCGGCCTGCCTTCCGTGTCCGGCCTGCCCGACCCCTTCGTCACCACCGCCCGCTGA
- a CDS encoding Mur ligase family protein, protein MPTPVELRLLTGPNVYFTRPAVKLTLDASGVLEADPARVVGWQRALRTPDHAVGLPGSPTRAVAAAELAAALVRRAGYRLGLRVAAIATPADDNTVVVAFPFRRRGIGEAFGEEVAAAYRAVTVDGATPSAALAGIKERVTGREPGEPVRPLRPRIPVIAVTGTNGKTTTTRLIAHLMRADGRVPGWSSTDGIVIDGETVETGDWSGPGGAARVLEDPRVTVAVTETARGGILLRGVGTAVNDVSVVTNISADHLGLLGVHTIEQLAEVKSVVARITKPTGWTVLNADDPLVRAMRTVSRARPWFYSPDPENPYLAEALDAGGRAITVLDGVIAVLERGLEPRLLLPVAEVPLTLAGTSRVNVANTLAATAAALAIGAKPDAVREGLRTFSSSAADNAGRLNVYGVGTCAVVLDLAHNEASLESLLEVAGRLRTGSGELVAILGTAGDRTDEAIHAMGSIAAAAADRLMIAGKDKYLRDRAPGEMEQLWRAGAAEAGTLDVPEAPDELTALATILDSDLPEGSAVAVCALEQRAEMAEEILRRGGREMDAAEIAARVHG, encoded by the coding sequence ATGCCCACCCCGGTGGAACTGCGGCTGCTGACCGGACCGAACGTCTACTTCACCCGCCCTGCGGTGAAGCTGACCCTGGATGCCTCCGGCGTGCTGGAGGCGGACCCGGCCCGGGTCGTCGGCTGGCAACGCGCGCTGCGCACCCCGGACCACGCGGTCGGGCTGCCCGGCTCCCCCACCCGGGCGGTCGCCGCCGCGGAGCTCGCCGCGGCGCTGGTGCGACGGGCCGGGTACCGGCTCGGGCTGCGGGTGGCGGCGATCGCCACCCCGGCCGACGACAACACCGTGGTGGTGGCCTTCCCGTTCCGGCGGCGCGGCATCGGCGAGGCCTTCGGCGAGGAGGTGGCCGCCGCCTACCGCGCGGTGACCGTCGACGGCGCCACTCCGTCGGCCGCGCTTGCCGGCATCAAGGAGCGGGTGACCGGGCGCGAACCCGGCGAGCCGGTGCGGCCGCTGCGCCCGCGCATCCCGGTCATAGCGGTGACCGGTACCAACGGCAAGACCACCACCACCCGGCTGATCGCCCACCTGATGCGGGCCGACGGCCGGGTCCCGGGCTGGTCGTCGACGGACGGCATCGTGATCGACGGCGAGACGGTGGAGACCGGCGACTGGTCCGGCCCCGGCGGCGCGGCCCGGGTGCTGGAGGACCCGCGGGTGACGGTCGCGGTCACCGAGACCGCCCGCGGCGGCATCCTGCTCCGCGGGGTGGGCACCGCCGTCAACGACGTGTCGGTGGTGACGAACATCAGCGCCGACCACCTCGGGCTGCTCGGCGTGCACACGATCGAGCAGCTGGCCGAGGTGAAGTCGGTGGTTGCCCGGATCACCAAACCGACCGGGTGGACGGTGCTCAACGCCGACGACCCGCTGGTCCGGGCGATGCGCACGGTGTCCCGGGCGCGGCCCTGGTTCTACTCCCCCGACCCGGAGAATCCCTACCTGGCCGAGGCTCTCGACGCCGGCGGCCGGGCGATCACGGTACTGGACGGGGTCATCGCGGTCCTCGAGCGTGGACTGGAGCCGCGCCTGCTGCTGCCGGTGGCGGAGGTACCGCTGACCCTGGCCGGGACGTCCCGGGTGAACGTCGCCAACACACTGGCCGCCACCGCCGCGGCGCTGGCGATCGGCGCGAAGCCGGACGCCGTCCGCGAAGGACTGCGCACCTTCTCCTCCTCGGCCGCCGACAACGCTGGCCGGCTCAACGTCTACGGGGTCGGGACCTGCGCCGTGGTGCTGGATCTCGCCCACAACGAGGCATCGCTGGAGTCGCTGCTCGAGGTGGCCGGGCGCCTGCGCACCGGTAGCGGCGAGCTGGTCGCGATCCTGGGCACCGCCGGCGATCGCACCGACGAGGCGATCCACGCGATGGGATCGATCGCCGCCGCGGCCGCGGACCGGCTGATGATCGCCGGCAAGGACAAGTACCTGCGGGACCGGGCACCGGGCGAGATGGAGCAGCTCTGGCGGGCCGGCGCCGCCGAGGCGGGCACCCTCGACGTCCCCGAGGCGCCCGACGAGTTGACCGCCCTGGCAACGATTCTCGATTCCGACCTGCCCGAAGGGTCGGCGGTGGCGGTGTGCGCACTGGAGCAGCGGGCGGAGATGGCGGAGGAGATCCTGCGGCGCGGCGGCCGGGAGATGGACGCGGCGGAGATCGCCGCGCGGGTGCACGGCTGA
- a CDS encoding aldo/keto reductase, with the protein MTGTTHLATIPRTDLAVSPICLGGNVFGWTADETASAGILDAYLAGGGNFIDTADVYSAWVSGHGGGESETVLGGWLARSGRRDDIVLATKVGQADGVKGLSRTSIRAAAEASLRRLGTDHIDLYYAHVDDPDTPQEETVAAFGELVAEGKVRQVAASNFTADRLASSLRIADELGVARYVALQPALNLLNRDAFGADLQQLLEREQIAAVPYGALAGGFLTGKYRDGGPAVDSPRAANAVRRLDDRGRRVLAALDEVAAQTGATQGAVAIAWVAAQPTVVAPIASASTPAQVADLLAATSLSLDAAQLQALDTASR; encoded by the coding sequence ATGACCGGCACCACCCACTTGGCCACCATCCCCCGCACCGACCTCGCCGTGTCGCCGATCTGCCTGGGCGGCAACGTGTTCGGCTGGACCGCCGACGAGACCGCCTCGGCCGGGATCCTCGACGCCTACCTGGCCGGCGGCGGCAACTTCATCGACACCGCCGACGTGTACTCGGCCTGGGTGTCCGGGCACGGCGGAGGCGAGTCGGAGACGGTGCTGGGCGGCTGGCTGGCCCGGTCCGGCCGGCGGGACGACATCGTGCTGGCCACCAAGGTCGGCCAGGCCGACGGGGTGAAGGGCCTGTCCCGGACGTCGATCCGGGCAGCCGCGGAGGCGTCCCTCCGCCGCCTCGGCACCGACCACATCGACCTGTACTACGCACATGTCGACGACCCGGACACCCCGCAGGAGGAGACAGTCGCCGCGTTCGGCGAGCTGGTGGCCGAGGGCAAGGTGCGCCAGGTGGCGGCCTCGAACTTCACCGCGGACCGGCTGGCGTCGTCCCTGCGGATCGCCGATGAACTGGGCGTGGCCCGCTACGTCGCCCTGCAGCCGGCGCTGAACCTGCTGAACCGGGACGCCTTCGGCGCCGACCTGCAGCAGCTGCTGGAGCGGGAGCAGATCGCCGCTGTGCCGTACGGCGCGCTGGCCGGCGGGTTCCTCACCGGCAAGTACCGGGACGGCGGCCCCGCGGTGGACAGCCCGCGCGCGGCCAACGCGGTCCGCCGCTTGGACGACCGTGGGCGTCGGGTGTTGGCCGCGCTCGACGAGGTCGCCGCACAGACCGGCGCGACCCAGGGCGCGGTGGCGATCGCCTGGGTGGCCGCCCAGCCCACCGTCGTCGCGCCGATCGCCAGCGCCAGCACCCCGGCGCAGGTCGCGGACCTGCTCGCGGCCACGTCGCTGTCGCTGGACGCGGCACAACTGCAGGCACTGGACACCGCCTCGCGCTGA